A stretch of Amycolatopsis balhimycina FH 1894 DNA encodes these proteins:
- a CDS encoding FAD/NAD(P)-binding protein: MADHPPFTLAVVGAGPRGVGVLERLGANAAELLGGRRLEVHLIDPFPPGPGRVWRYDQSPLLRMNSMPEDVTMFTDDSVKMAGPVRPGPSLLEWARKVRGGGLEADVPPGVVAELTALDPFDFPTRRLQSAYLRWVYQTVVEDLPDGIDVVEHAARAVGVDGHDVSLSDGSTVSADAVLFTVGHLDAEPDERERELVSFAARHRLSYYPAGYTADVDYSGIEPGETVLVRGFGLAFVDLMLLLTEGRGGRFEDLPCGGLRYHPSGAEPVLHVGSRRGVPYHAKIGYRLRGKPVRLPRFFDAYAMDALTGDALDFRRDVWPLVAKELAWGYYSELFTGHPDRVRLDFAVFADAFADLDWDSPGMRDLIARAVPAEADRLDLDRLDRPMAGREFGSAEEFGKELREYVEADLTRRADQEFSADLGAFMALLSAYSQLPALVHKGRLSAGSQLSDVDGWFHGFFSYYASGPPPRRLEELLALHEARLVSFAGAEMRVTAERGVFVASGASHPESVEARTLIEARLPGPSVTRAADGLLRRLRDAGELAEETVADPVTGDRLPSGRIHTRVADSRLLDGAGRPHPHRFAVGPHTSARSAAAFSRPRTNATSFRQNDAVAREILTLANPAG; the protein is encoded by the coding sequence GTGGCCGACCATCCGCCGTTCACCCTCGCCGTCGTGGGCGCCGGACCCCGCGGGGTCGGCGTCCTCGAGCGGCTCGGCGCGAACGCCGCGGAGCTGCTCGGCGGCCGCCGGCTCGAGGTGCACCTGATCGACCCGTTCCCGCCCGGGCCCGGCCGGGTGTGGCGGTACGACCAGTCGCCGCTGCTGCGAATGAACTCCATGCCCGAGGACGTCACGATGTTCACCGACGACTCGGTGAAGATGGCGGGCCCGGTGCGGCCGGGGCCGTCCCTGCTGGAGTGGGCGCGGAAGGTGCGGGGCGGCGGGCTCGAGGCCGACGTGCCGCCCGGCGTCGTCGCCGAGCTGACCGCGCTCGACCCCTTCGACTTCCCCACCCGGCGCCTGCAGAGTGCCTACCTGCGGTGGGTGTACCAGACCGTCGTCGAGGACCTGCCCGACGGCATCGACGTCGTCGAGCACGCCGCCCGGGCGGTCGGGGTGGACGGTCACGACGTCAGCCTGTCCGACGGCTCGACGGTGTCCGCGGACGCCGTGCTGTTCACCGTCGGGCACCTCGACGCCGAGCCGGACGAGCGGGAGCGCGAGCTGGTGTCGTTCGCCGCGCGCCACAGGCTCTCCTACTACCCGGCCGGCTACACCGCCGATGTCGACTACTCCGGCATCGAACCGGGGGAAACCGTGCTGGTCCGGGGGTTCGGGCTGGCCTTCGTCGACCTGATGCTGCTGCTGACCGAGGGGCGCGGCGGCCGGTTCGAGGACCTCCCGTGCGGTGGTCTCCGCTACCACCCGAGCGGCGCCGAGCCGGTGCTGCACGTCGGCTCGCGGCGCGGGGTGCCCTACCACGCGAAGATCGGCTACCGGCTGCGCGGGAAACCGGTGCGGCTGCCCAGGTTCTTCGACGCCTACGCCATGGACGCGCTGACTGGGGACGCCCTCGATTTCCGCCGGGACGTCTGGCCGCTGGTCGCGAAGGAGCTGGCCTGGGGCTACTACAGCGAGCTGTTCACCGGGCACCCCGACCGGGTGCGTCTGGACTTCGCCGTGTTCGCCGACGCTTTCGCCGACCTGGACTGGGATTCGCCGGGTATGCGGGACCTCATCGCACGGGCGGTGCCCGCCGAGGCCGACCGGCTCGACCTCGACCGGCTGGACCGGCCGATGGCGGGCCGCGAGTTCGGCTCGGCCGAGGAGTTCGGGAAGGAACTGCGCGAATACGTCGAAGCCGACCTGACACGGCGGGCGGACCAGGAGTTCAGCGCCGATCTCGGCGCGTTCATGGCGCTGCTGTCGGCGTACTCCCAGCTGCCCGCTTTAGTCCACAAAGGACGTTTATCCGCCGGGTCGCAGCTGTCCGATGTGGATGGCTGGTTCCACGGGTTCTTCTCGTACTACGCCAGCGGGCCGCCGCCACGCCGGCTGGAGGAACTGCTGGCTCTGCACGAGGCGAGGCTGGTTTCCTTCGCGGGCGCGGAAATGCGGGTGACGGCGGAACGCGGCGTCTTCGTGGCGTCCGGCGCGAGCCACCCGGAGTCCGTCGAGGCCCGCACGCTCATCGAAGCGCGGCTGCCGGGCCCGAGCGTGACCCGCGCGGCCGACGGACTGCTCCGGCGGCTGCGCGACGCGGGTGAGCTGGCCGAAGAGACGGTCGCGGACCCGGTCACCGGCGACCGCCTGCCGTCGGGCCGCATCCACACGCGCGTCGCGGACTCCCGCCTGCTCGACGGCGCCGGGCGCCCCCACCCGCACCGCTTCGCGGTGGGCCCGCACACGAGCGCCCGCTCGGCGGCGGCGTTCTCCCGGCCGCGGACGAACGCGACGTCCTTCCGCCAGAACGACGCCGTGGCGCGGGAAATCCTGACGCTGGCCAATCCGGCCGGCTGA
- a CDS encoding MFS transporter — protein MAAPPDRVTFREVFGVAEFRALWFGELLSIAGDQLARVALSILVFTGTKSAALTGLTYALTYAPSLLGGIFLTGFADRFPRRSVMVLVDLLRAALILLVALPGIPFWLMCVLVGGVSLVNPPFKASQLALLPQVLEGDRFVVGMGIRSMTVQSAQLLGFAGGGALLIALDPHVALVVDAATFVLSALFVRFGVRERPAAASGEQRKSFFATLGGGGRTAFASSSLRTLVLFTWLMGFLPVYEGIAAPYVSASGGGPEAIGLLLAADPIGSVIATFAYTRWVPARLRPKLIGPLSALCAVPLVLCFLNPGPVSSIVLFIVSGGFGTICLLQATASLTLAVPDEQRAQVMGLSNTGLTTMMGISPLIGGVLADQLTPHGTVGIFGVAGILLTLPLATLWARTLSSESQRSDDEEAARAEHA, from the coding sequence ATGGCAGCACCGCCGGACCGGGTCACGTTCCGCGAGGTGTTCGGAGTCGCCGAGTTCCGGGCGCTCTGGTTCGGGGAACTGCTGTCGATCGCCGGCGACCAGCTGGCCAGGGTCGCGCTGTCCATCCTCGTGTTCACCGGGACCAAGTCCGCGGCCCTGACCGGCCTGACGTACGCCCTGACCTACGCCCCTTCACTGCTGGGCGGCATCTTCCTGACCGGCTTCGCCGATCGCTTCCCCCGCCGCAGCGTGATGGTGCTCGTCGACCTGCTGCGGGCCGCGCTGATCCTGCTGGTCGCCCTGCCCGGCATCCCGTTCTGGCTGATGTGCGTGCTGGTCGGCGGGGTCTCCCTGGTCAACCCGCCGTTCAAGGCGTCCCAGCTGGCACTGCTGCCGCAGGTGCTCGAAGGCGACCGGTTCGTCGTCGGGATGGGCATCCGGAGCATGACCGTGCAGAGCGCCCAGCTGCTCGGCTTCGCCGGCGGCGGCGCGCTGCTGATCGCCCTCGACCCGCACGTGGCGCTGGTCGTCGACGCCGCCACTTTCGTGCTGTCGGCCCTCTTCGTCCGGTTCGGCGTCCGCGAGCGGCCGGCCGCGGCGAGCGGCGAACAGCGGAAGTCCTTCTTCGCGACGCTCGGCGGCGGTGGCCGGACGGCGTTCGCGAGCTCGTCGTTGCGGACACTGGTGCTGTTCACCTGGCTGATGGGGTTCCTGCCGGTCTACGAAGGCATCGCCGCGCCGTACGTCTCGGCGTCGGGCGGCGGCCCCGAAGCGATCGGCCTGCTGCTCGCGGCCGACCCGATCGGCAGCGTCATCGCGACCTTCGCCTACACGCGCTGGGTGCCCGCGCGGCTGCGGCCGAAGCTGATCGGCCCGCTGTCGGCGCTGTGCGCGGTCCCGCTGGTGCTGTGCTTCCTGAACCCCGGCCCGGTCTCGTCGATCGTGCTCTTCATCGTGTCGGGCGGCTTCGGCACGATCTGCCTGCTGCAGGCGACCGCGTCACTGACCCTGGCCGTGCCCGACGAGCAGCGCGCGCAGGTGATGGGCCTGTCCAACACCGGGCTCACCACGATGATGGGCATCAGCCCGCTGATCGGGGGCGTGCTCGCGGATCAGCTCACGCCACACGGGACGGTGGGGATCTTCGGCGTCGCCGGGATCCTGCTCACCCTGCCGCTGGCCACGCTGTGGGCCAGGACCCTGTCGAGCGAGTCCCAACGATCCGATGACGAAGAAGCCGCACGCGCCGAACATGCTTGA
- a CDS encoding sensor domain-containing diguanylate cyclase, whose translation MLAWTVATTLSIPVTLANLGTFALLTALAVTQTEVSRRIERQRRILSNGPHINMTSVWLLPAGLLVPPQLVAVLGTVLYVYLAFRSWSGTRPGEAHRVAANATTMILSGFAAGLVADYFSGHGMVAVALAATAFFTANTALTGLGLYLAAPEKATVEGCLGNMDDNLLELATLCVGGLLVMVLTTEPLLSVLVILPLYVLQRSVLIKRLEELATTDQKTQLLNATTWQDGAQREISRAQRENGSFGALMIDLDHFKRINDTYGHLAGDDVLKAVAAVVKQETRAHDLVGRFGGEEFVALLPATSKEDAIVTAERVRQRISELIISTKTNEGAAVDIQRQTASIGVAAYPLDGASIEEVMASADAAVYAAKHGGRNRVVGSAAVALAAA comes from the coding sequence ATGCTGGCCTGGACCGTGGCCACGACGCTCTCGATCCCGGTCACGCTCGCGAACTTGGGGACGTTCGCGCTGCTCACGGCCCTGGCGGTGACCCAGACCGAGGTCAGCAGGCGGATCGAACGCCAGCGCCGGATCCTGAGCAACGGCCCGCACATCAACATGACGTCGGTCTGGCTGCTGCCCGCCGGGTTGCTGGTGCCGCCGCAGCTGGTGGCCGTCCTGGGCACGGTGCTCTACGTCTACCTCGCGTTCCGTAGCTGGTCTGGCACCCGTCCGGGTGAAGCTCACCGCGTGGCGGCCAACGCGACCACGATGATCCTGTCCGGCTTCGCCGCCGGTCTCGTCGCGGACTACTTCAGCGGGCACGGGATGGTGGCCGTCGCGCTCGCCGCCACCGCGTTCTTCACCGCCAACACCGCGCTCACCGGCCTCGGCCTGTACCTGGCCGCCCCGGAGAAGGCGACCGTCGAAGGCTGCCTCGGCAACATGGACGACAACCTGCTGGAGCTGGCCACCCTGTGCGTCGGCGGCCTGCTCGTCATGGTCCTGACCACCGAGCCGCTGCTGTCGGTGCTGGTCATCCTGCCGCTGTACGTGCTGCAGCGGTCGGTGCTGATCAAGCGGCTCGAGGAGCTCGCCACCACCGACCAGAAGACCCAGCTGCTCAACGCCACCACCTGGCAGGACGGCGCGCAGCGCGAGATCTCGCGCGCCCAGCGCGAGAACGGCAGCTTCGGCGCCCTGATGATCGACCTCGATCACTTCAAGCGGATCAACGACACCTACGGGCACCTCGCGGGGGACGACGTGCTCAAGGCGGTCGCCGCCGTGGTCAAGCAGGAGACCCGGGCGCACGACCTGGTCGGCCGGTTCGGCGGCGAGGAGTTCGTCGCCCTGCTGCCCGCGACGTCCAAAGAGGACGCGATCGTCACGGCGGAGCGGGTCCGGCAACGGATCAGCGAGCTGATCATCAGCACCAAGACGAACGAAGGCGCCGCCGTCGACATCCAGCGCCAGACAGCGTCCATCGGCGTCGCCGCCTATCCACTCGACGGGGCGTCGATCGAGGAAGTGATGGCGTCCGCCGACGCGGCCGTGTACGCGGCCAAACACGGCGGCCGCAACCGGGTGGTGGGGTCCGCCGCGGTGGCCTTGGCCGCGGCTTAG
- a CDS encoding TetR/AcrR family transcriptional regulator encodes MSSPAPRGRPRKLPVGEQRARVLHATARVVAQHGMQGATIEQIAREAGVSRQAVYEQFGDRATLFAEVVAATEESAFAAIAGPSVADTQPGLRAWARANYANMVTFVAAHPEGYGVLRAAERAGDPALTRLRERLAVVYAEASRKRWAAHGIDSGRADRALVTLFFAMTESLVQATWDGEPPDQDALIDLLTEFTVGGVARLQTKASDVIDRLR; translated from the coding sequence ATGTCAAGCCCGGCCCCGCGCGGGCGGCCGCGCAAGCTGCCGGTCGGGGAGCAGCGCGCCCGGGTACTGCACGCGACGGCGAGGGTCGTCGCGCAGCACGGGATGCAGGGCGCGACGATCGAGCAGATCGCGCGCGAAGCCGGCGTCTCGCGCCAGGCCGTCTACGAGCAGTTCGGCGACCGCGCGACCCTGTTCGCCGAGGTCGTGGCCGCTACCGAGGAAAGCGCCTTCGCCGCCATCGCGGGGCCGTCGGTGGCCGACACACAGCCCGGCCTGCGGGCCTGGGCGCGCGCCAACTACGCCAACATGGTCACCTTCGTCGCCGCCCACCCCGAGGGCTACGGCGTGCTCCGAGCGGCCGAGCGCGCGGGCGACCCCGCTCTCACCCGGTTGAGGGAGAGGCTGGCCGTCGTCTACGCCGAGGCCAGCCGCAAGCGGTGGGCCGCGCACGGCATCGACTCCGGCCGCGCGGACCGAGCGCTCGTCACGCTCTTCTTCGCGATGACCGAGTCACTGGTCCAGGCCACCTGGGACGGCGAGCCGCCGGACCAGGATGCCCTGATCGACCTGCTCACCGAGTTCACCGTCGGCGGGGTCGCCCGCCTCCAGACGAAGGCGAGCGACGTCATCGACCGGCTGCGGTGA
- a CDS encoding lipase family protein, with protein sequence MRIFLRRALPAAVATVSVLVLATLGPPSASAASFYDPPSPLPAGANGDLIRHEASTFYVDPIQLIKADANVQRIMYRSTDTHGSPIAVTGTVLTPRSAWHGTGARPIVSYAVGTQGEGDDCAPSKALAAGFEYEGPFIAGLLTRGYGVVVTDYEGLGTPGDHTYVNRAAEAHAVLDAIRAAQRLPEGGLPADGPVAIAGYSQGGGASAAAAELQPSYAPELNLKGAYAGAVPADLAEVAKNLDGHYAVGFLGFALVSMNYAYPELNIPALLNTRGKQLFEQVRTECTVEAIAAHAFTQSSTLTNDGRSLTSYLGDEPYRSRVAEQKIGSLKPAVPVLIVHSALDDIVPYAQDRDLGRTWCGKGVKVQFSTTLIPTHVLGAVRAFPEAFAWLEGRFAGLPAPVNCGWF encoded by the coding sequence ATGCGTATCTTCCTCCGCCGCGCCCTGCCCGCGGCCGTCGCCACGGTTTCCGTTCTGGTACTGGCGACGCTCGGCCCGCCATCGGCTTCGGCCGCGTCCTTCTACGATCCGCCGTCCCCCCTCCCCGCCGGCGCCAACGGCGACCTCATCCGGCACGAGGCGTCGACGTTCTACGTCGATCCGATCCAGCTGATCAAGGCCGACGCGAACGTGCAGCGGATCATGTACCGCAGCACCGACACGCACGGCTCGCCGATCGCCGTCACCGGCACGGTGCTGACCCCGCGGTCGGCGTGGCACGGCACCGGCGCGCGCCCGATCGTCTCCTACGCCGTCGGCACCCAGGGCGAGGGCGACGACTGCGCGCCGTCGAAAGCGCTTGCCGCGGGCTTCGAGTACGAAGGGCCGTTCATCGCCGGGCTGCTGACGCGGGGCTACGGCGTCGTCGTCACCGACTACGAAGGGCTCGGCACGCCGGGCGACCACACGTACGTCAACCGCGCGGCGGAGGCGCACGCGGTGCTCGACGCGATCCGCGCGGCACAGCGGCTGCCGGAGGGGGGGCTCCCGGCCGACGGCCCGGTCGCGATCGCGGGCTACTCCCAGGGCGGCGGCGCGTCAGCCGCGGCGGCCGAACTCCAGCCGAGCTACGCGCCCGAACTGAACCTCAAGGGCGCCTACGCCGGCGCGGTGCCGGCGGACCTCGCCGAGGTGGCCAAGAACCTCGACGGCCACTACGCGGTCGGCTTCCTCGGCTTCGCGCTGGTGAGCATGAACTACGCGTACCCGGAGCTGAACATCCCGGCGCTGCTCAACACGCGCGGCAAGCAGCTGTTCGAGCAGGTCCGGACCGAGTGCACGGTCGAGGCGATCGCCGCGCACGCGTTCACGCAGTCGTCGACGCTGACCAACGACGGCCGCTCGCTGACCTCGTACCTCGGTGACGAGCCGTACCGGTCGCGGGTGGCCGAGCAGAAGATCGGGTCGCTGAAGCCGGCGGTGCCGGTGCTGATCGTCCACAGCGCGCTCGACGACATCGTGCCCTACGCGCAGGACCGCGACCTGGGCCGGACGTGGTGCGGCAAGGGCGTGAAGGTGCAGTTCAGCACGACGCTGATCCCGACGCACGTGCTCGGCGCGGTACGGGCGTTCCCCGAGGCGTTCGCCTGGCTCGAGGGCCGCTTCGCCGGCCTCCCCGCACCGGTCAACTGCGGCTGGTTCTGA
- a CDS encoding DUF3151 domain-containing protein, producing MTHNLLGPGPTLLPEHTTAQAALDAGNDPAAVAAEHPDYSEAWASLAEKALDAGETVAAYAYARTGYHRGLDQLRRAGWKGFGPVPWSHRPNQGFLRALAVLGKSAGKIGETEEYERCRTFLADSDPAASEATGLK from the coding sequence ATGACGCACAACCTGCTCGGCCCCGGGCCGACGCTGCTGCCCGAGCACACCACCGCCCAGGCCGCGCTCGACGCCGGGAACGACCCGGCCGCCGTCGCCGCCGAACACCCCGACTACAGCGAAGCGTGGGCTTCGCTGGCCGAGAAGGCCCTGGACGCGGGCGAGACCGTCGCCGCGTACGCGTATGCCCGCACCGGTTACCACCGGGGTCTCGACCAGCTGCGCCGCGCGGGCTGGAAGGGCTTCGGCCCGGTGCCGTGGTCGCACCGCCCCAACCAGGGGTTCCTGCGCGCTCTCGCCGTGCTCGGCAAGTCCGCCGGGAAGATCGGCGAGACCGAGGAGTACGAGCGCTGCCGGACCTTCCTCGCCGACTCCGACCCCGCCGCTTCCGAGGCCACCGGCCTGAAGTGA
- the fbaA gene encoding class II fructose-bisphosphate aldolase: MPIATPEVYAEMLDRAKANEFAYPAINVTSSETVNAAIRGFAEAESDGIIQFSTGGAEFASGQKVKDMVTGAAALAEFAQVVAAKYGVNVALHTDHCPKDKLDGFVRPLIEISAERVKNGQNPLFQSHMWDGSAIDLDENLEIAQELLAKTAAAKIILEVEIGVVGGEEDGVEAEINEKLYTAEGDFLKTIDALGSGDRGRYLLAATFGNVHGVYKPGNVKLRPDVLKGGQEAASKKLGLDAGSKPFELVFHGGSGSLPEEIREAVSYGVVKMNVDTDTQYAFTRPIVDHFFKNYDGVLKIDGEVGNKKVYDPRSYLKAAEAGMAQRVVEACQALGSAGTKLK, translated from the coding sequence ATGCCCATCGCCACCCCCGAGGTCTACGCGGAGATGCTCGACCGGGCCAAGGCGAACGAGTTCGCCTACCCGGCCATCAACGTGACCTCGTCCGAGACCGTGAACGCCGCCATTCGCGGCTTCGCCGAGGCGGAGAGCGACGGCATCATCCAGTTCTCCACCGGCGGCGCGGAGTTCGCGTCGGGCCAGAAGGTCAAGGACATGGTGACCGGCGCGGCCGCGCTGGCGGAGTTCGCGCAGGTCGTGGCGGCGAAGTACGGCGTGAACGTCGCGCTGCACACGGACCACTGCCCGAAGGACAAGCTGGACGGCTTCGTCCGCCCGCTGATCGAGATCTCGGCCGAGCGCGTGAAGAACGGCCAGAACCCGCTGTTCCAGTCCCACATGTGGGACGGCTCGGCGATCGACCTCGACGAGAACCTCGAGATCGCCCAGGAGCTGCTCGCCAAGACGGCGGCCGCGAAGATCATCCTCGAGGTCGAGATCGGCGTCGTCGGCGGCGAAGAGGACGGCGTCGAGGCGGAGATCAACGAGAAGCTGTACACGGCCGAAGGCGACTTCCTGAAGACGATCGACGCGCTGGGCTCGGGCGACCGCGGTCGTTACCTGCTGGCGGCGACGTTCGGCAACGTCCACGGCGTGTACAAGCCGGGCAACGTGAAGCTGCGCCCGGACGTGCTGAAGGGCGGCCAGGAGGCGGCGTCGAAGAAGCTCGGCCTGGACGCGGGCTCGAAGCCGTTCGAGCTGGTCTTCCACGGCGGCTCGGGCTCGCTGCCGGAGGAGATCCGCGAGGCGGTGTCGTACGGCGTGGTGAAGATGAACGTCGACACGGACACGCAGTACGCGTTCACGCGCCCGATCGTCGACCACTTCTTCAAGAACTACGACGGAGTGCTGAAGATCGACGGCGAGGTCGGCAACAAGAAGGTCTACGACCCGCGCTCGTACCTGAAGGCCGCGGAGGCCGGCATGGCTCAGCGTGTGGTCGAGGCCTGCCAGGCGCTCGGCTCGGCGGGGACGAAGCTCAAGTAG
- a CDS encoding LLM class F420-dependent oxidoreductase — MAIELGKLGIWRHYSGVDANFAAEAEKLGYGAIWLGASPGGDLAYVDDLLAATDHLVIATGIVNIWQDEPASIAKAYERIAGKYPDRFLLGVGAGHREATKEYKKPYEALVDYLDGLDKAGVPVSGRALAALGPKVVKLAGDRTAGAHPYLATPEHTRGTREILGSGKLLAPEHKVVLGTDAEEARAIGRATVKYYLGLSNYVANLRKLGFTDEDLEGEGSDRLVDALALHGDAATIATGLRAHLEAGADQVIVQVLNEDPWPAYSALASELL, encoded by the coding sequence ATGGCAATCGAACTCGGCAAGCTCGGTATCTGGCGGCACTACTCGGGCGTCGACGCGAACTTCGCGGCGGAGGCGGAGAAGCTCGGCTACGGCGCGATCTGGCTGGGGGCGTCCCCGGGCGGCGACCTCGCTTACGTCGACGACCTGCTCGCGGCGACCGACCACCTGGTCATCGCGACCGGCATCGTGAACATCTGGCAGGACGAACCGGCTTCGATCGCGAAGGCGTACGAGCGGATCGCGGGGAAGTACCCGGACCGTTTCCTGCTCGGCGTCGGCGCGGGGCACCGCGAAGCGACCAAGGAGTACAAGAAGCCGTACGAGGCGTTGGTCGACTACCTCGACGGCCTCGACAAGGCGGGCGTGCCGGTCTCCGGGCGGGCGTTGGCCGCGCTCGGGCCGAAGGTCGTCAAGCTGGCCGGTGACCGGACCGCGGGTGCGCACCCATACCTGGCGACGCCGGAGCACACTCGCGGCACCCGGGAGATCCTCGGCTCGGGCAAGCTGCTGGCGCCGGAGCACAAGGTCGTCCTCGGGACCGACGCCGAGGAGGCCAGGGCGATCGGCCGCGCGACGGTGAAGTACTACCTGGGGCTGTCGAACTACGTCGCCAACCTGCGGAAACTCGGCTTCACGGACGAGGACCTCGAAGGCGAGGGCAGCGACCGCCTGGTCGACGCGCTGGCCCTCCACGGCGACGCGGCGACGATCGCCACCGGCCTGCGGGCGCACCTCGAGGCGGGCGCGGACCAGGTCATCGTGCAGGTGCTGAACGAAGACCCGTGGCCCGCATACAGCGCGCTGGCCTCCGAGCTGCTGTGA
- a CDS encoding aldo/keto reductase, with the protein MTKLGTTDLDVYGLNLGGNVFGWTADEPQSFAVLDAYTAAGGNFVDSADLYGGGGGSEEILGNWLTARHNRDDVIVATKVGLWDDRPGLSAKNIQAAAEDSLRRLKTDHIDLYYAHRDDPDTPLEETLEAFDALVRAGKVRYLGASNYTAGRLAEALSISDRNGLARYAVLQPHYNLVERDYERDLAPLVEREGLATLPYFALALGFLTGKYRTKDETGDSPRAARAASYLDGRGERVLAALDEVARAHGVSVATVSLAWLRVQPTVAAPIASARTPEQLTDLIASVRLDLSNAEVTALSDAAS; encoded by the coding sequence ATGACCAAGCTGGGCACCACCGACCTCGACGTGTACGGACTCAACCTCGGCGGCAACGTCTTCGGCTGGACGGCGGACGAGCCGCAGTCCTTCGCCGTGCTGGACGCCTACACCGCCGCGGGCGGCAATTTCGTGGACTCCGCCGACCTCTACGGCGGCGGCGGGGGCTCGGAGGAGATCCTGGGCAACTGGCTGACCGCGCGACACAACCGCGACGACGTCATCGTCGCGACCAAGGTCGGGTTGTGGGACGACAGGCCGGGCCTGTCCGCGAAGAACATCCAGGCGGCCGCGGAGGATTCCCTGCGCCGCCTGAAGACCGACCACATCGACCTCTACTACGCCCACCGCGACGACCCGGACACCCCGCTCGAAGAGACCCTCGAAGCGTTCGACGCGCTGGTCCGCGCGGGCAAGGTCCGCTACCTGGGCGCCTCCAACTACACCGCCGGACGGCTTGCCGAAGCACTGTCCATTTCGGACCGGAACGGGCTGGCGCGATACGCCGTCCTGCAGCCGCACTACAACCTCGTCGAACGGGACTACGAGCGCGACCTCGCCCCGCTCGTCGAGCGCGAAGGCCTGGCCACACTGCCGTACTTCGCCCTCGCGCTGGGATTCCTCACCGGCAAGTACCGCACGAAGGACGAGACCGGCGACAGCCCGCGCGCCGCCCGCGCCGCGTCCTATTTGGACGGCCGGGGCGAGCGTGTGCTCGCGGCACTCGACGAAGTGGCGCGGGCGCACGGCGTCTCGGTCGCCACAGTGTCGCTCGCGTGGCTGCGCGTCCAGCCGACGGTCGCCGCGCCGATCGCCAGCGCCCGGACGCCGGAGCAGCTCACCGACTTGATCGCGTCGGTGCGCCTCGACCTCTCGAACGCCGAGGTCACCGCCCTGAGCGACGCCGCAAGCTGA
- a CDS encoding SDR family oxidoreductase: MANPFSLLSGTKKVDGKVVLITGAARGIGAGLAERLAARGAKVALVGLEAEEQQKVADRIGPNARAWEADVTSWDALEKATASVVEHFGGIDVVIANAGIATAGFVRSVDRAAFEKVIEVDLLGVWRTFRVTLPHVIERKGYLLAISSLAAITHAPGMANYAAAKAGVEAFSNSLRAEVAHLGVKVGVAHPTWIRTDLVESADAHPVFGKLRASMPGLLGKTYPLDVALDDLEAGILKRARTIHVPRWVGGLKLLRAFLPPIIEIGSRSRVPSADKAALADIEARGAFESAVTGYGGRAATTARVTGRTNQ; this comes from the coding sequence GTGGCCAACCCGTTTTCGCTGCTGAGCGGCACCAAGAAGGTCGACGGCAAGGTCGTGCTGATCACCGGTGCGGCGCGCGGCATCGGCGCCGGGCTGGCCGAGCGGCTCGCCGCCCGCGGCGCGAAGGTCGCGCTGGTCGGCCTCGAAGCCGAAGAGCAGCAGAAGGTCGCCGACCGGATCGGGCCGAACGCCCGCGCCTGGGAGGCCGACGTCACGAGCTGGGACGCTCTGGAAAAAGCGACAGCGAGCGTCGTCGAGCACTTCGGCGGGATCGACGTCGTCATCGCGAACGCCGGCATCGCGACCGCGGGCTTCGTCCGCTCGGTCGACCGGGCCGCGTTCGAGAAGGTCATCGAGGTCGACCTGCTCGGTGTCTGGCGCACGTTCCGCGTCACGCTCCCGCACGTCATCGAGCGCAAGGGCTACCTGCTGGCCATCTCGAGCCTGGCCGCGATCACGCACGCGCCGGGCATGGCGAACTACGCCGCCGCCAAGGCCGGCGTGGAAGCGTTTTCGAACAGCCTCCGCGCCGAAGTCGCCCACCTGGGCGTCAAGGTCGGCGTCGCGCACCCGACGTGGATCCGCACCGACCTCGTCGAGAGCGCCGACGCGCACCCGGTGTTCGGCAAGCTCCGCGCGTCGATGCCCGGCCTGCTCGGCAAGACCTACCCGCTGGACGTCGCTCTGGACGACCTCGAAGCGGGCATCCTCAAGCGCGCCCGGACCATTCACGTGCCGCGCTGGGTCGGCGGCCTCAAGCTGCTCCGCGCGTTCCTGCCGCCGATCATCGAGATCGGCTCGCGCAGCCGGGTACCTTCGGCGGACAAGGCCGCGCTGGCCGACATCGAGGCGCGCGGCGCGTTCGAGTCGGCGGTCACCGGCTACGGCGGGCGGGCCGCCACCACGGCCCGGGTGACGGGACGTACCAACCAGTAG